Below is a genomic region from Bacteroidota bacterium.
GACAACGGCAAAATCGGTTTGATCGGGAACCGTGAGCACCACCCCGTTGGCATATTCTTTCCCATAAGCCTCATTGATGAGGATCGCCATGGCGACTTTGCGGTGGTCGATGAAGTAATATTCCCGTTCGGCCCAAGCGTGGGGCGTCCAGACGGCGGCGTATATCTGGAGAATGCGGTTTTGAAGCTTGGCAGGAATTTCGTCGGCATCCAGTCCCTTGGAGAGGTAAAGCCCTGCGCCGTTGAAGCTTGGCAAATCCTCACAATTGGTGCTGCTCCGCAGTCGGATGCGCTGTCCTGGAAAATGCGTTTTGAGGGTTTCGGAGACTTCCACGAGCATTTGGGGGTCGATTTTCGCCTTCAAAATCTCCGCGCGGATGTTTTCCAGCCGCTTTTCAATTTCGGCGGGCGTCAAATTGGCCTTTTCCAGCAGCAGTGCGTCGATCAAGTTCGCAACATTCCCTTGTTGGATGACTTGCTGATAATAAACAAAGGGAATGGCAAATCCGGGCCTGACGTAGGCTGGAAAACGCCGTTGAATAATGGCATAATTGGCGGCCTTGGCGCCGATCACATTCGGCTCCAACAACAAAAAAAGGCCGGAACTTGCCGAATTGAAAGGGTCACCTTTGGCCAAATCGACGATGCCTTTCTGGGCGAAATTGGGTTCCGGCAATTCGACTTTGACCTGGTGTTTGGCCCAGAAGGCCTCGGCTTCTTTGAGCGTCGCGTCGTGCAAGGTGATGCGTTGATCGGTGCATTCGACGCGGGTGAGTTTGCCGATGCGGGCATGCAAACCGGGAATGGCCGCCGTGTCGAGGGCGTAAAGGTTCAAAGTGCCGCGATTTTTGGCGAGCAGGTTGATGTGGGACAGAGGTGTTTGGGCTTCGAGGTAATGATGCCGTTCACAGGCGGCACGCGCAGGGGCGTTTGCGCATACACGACGATGTCTTGTGCCGTCGGCCGGAAATTGGTCTCTTCGCCTGCCTTCACGTAGCGCAAATAGCCGAATCCCGTTCCTGCATTGAGGATTTTCACCTTTTCGCCGCCCATCAAGGTGACCAACTGATTGGTGGTTTTGTTGGGGAATCCTGCCTGGTTAAGTGCCGGGGCGAGGGCCACATTGGGCTGACTTTCAGGATTGGTGGAAAGGATCACAATGCCATTCGAAGTCTTTCCCGTAGCCTGCCGAATGTAATCCTGCACAGTTTTGAGCAAGCGCAAGGTGGTTTCGGTCATTTGCTGGGCATTGTCGCGGTAGGCATAGTCTTCGATCCGGATCGCCCATTCGTAGGATTTGCCTTCCAGTACAGGCGGCTTTTTCCGGAGATCGAATAGGAAAAACGGCATGTATTTGCGCTGGGCGTGGTCGCGGACCTGTTCCTTGAATTGGGCGAAGGTGATCCCGGTTTTCAGCGCCACCGAAATGTATTGCGCATGGCCTTTGTACTGAATCGCATCGTAAAGATGGATTTTAGCCGCGGGCTTGTCCCAATCGGTGGCCACGCCCGTCCAAGTAGGAATGGATTCGAAGGAAAGAAACTGAAATTGCCGGTCTTGGTAGACGGATTGCGCGGACAAAACGCGCGCGCACAACACCATCAGCAATGTTCCCAAACCCCGCTTGATCAGCTTCATAACACGTTGTATTTCATCGTTTCCGAGCATCGAGTATCCACAAGCAAAACGCAAGCCAAAAGCTCCTTCAGTGGTCTGCAACGGCGACCTACCTGAACCAACCGTCCAGCTGTTCGCCTTTCTTCTGCATATCTTCGAAGCCAGCACATCCCTCTGCTTCGGATTTGGGAAATTTGTCGCCCGCTGCCTCATCGACTTCCTCGAGTTTGGCCTTCAGTGCCCCGAATTTGGACAAGACCTCGGCGCTCATTTCCTCGGGCGACTTGGCATCACCTTTTACCTCGATGGCTTCGTCGAGCAACGAATTCAGGGCATCCACAAAGTCGCAGGGCGTGGTGAGTTCACTTACCTGAATGTCCAATGCCGATTTCTTGCAGCCTGAGACTGCCAAACCAACGAACAGAATAAGAACCAAGAATACATTCGATATTTTCATACATACAATGATTGATCTTAATGGGATTATGTGTCAAACAGTTGTGCCGAATGGCCGATCCTGATGGCAGGGCTGCTTCAATGGAGCCACCCACGGAGCTGCTTGACTTTATCTTGCAGGGACCCGTAATGCTCACATTTTTGTGCTTCTTCTTTCGGAAATTTTGCTTCCGCCCCGCTTTTGACTTCATCGATCTTCTTGTCCAAAGCCAGTCGTTTCTGCTCGTCAGCAGCGCTCAATTCTTCTTTCGAATTCGCGCTGCCTTTGACGGCAATCATTTCGTCCATCAAGGATTCCAAGGCATCCACAAATTCGCAGGCCGTTTTGAGATCGCTGACCTGAATGTCCATGGGCGACTTTTTGCAGCCCGAAACTGCCAAACCGACGAATAAAATCAGCGCAAAGAAGAGATTCGATATTTTCATACAGTCAAATTTTGGAGTTTCAATGAAGGAATGCGAAGCAGCAAGGAGGGATTAGCCATTGACGTTTAGGTTGTTGTGTCGCAATCCGCCTTGAATTCGGCTGAACCACGCCATGGATCCCACGAGATAGACTTCCGTTGCTCCCACCAACGGCAAAAACAGCGGAGTTCCGGCGGTAAAAAAGGCTGCCAATCCGACCATCATGGCCAGTCGCAGCAATTCGAAGGTGCGACCAGAGGGCTTGCCCGCGGTAATGCTTCCCATGCTCACGATGCTGATGTAAATCAAGCCGGCACAGCCTGCTATTGCCACGGCACGTTGCAGGGCATCATCGGCGTACGCCTCCCGCAATTTCCCCGACATCAGCAGGAAGCCCGAGACGCAAAGGATGACAACCACGTATTGCAGCAAAACATAGGTGCCGATTCCCTTGGACACCGCCGTATCAAATTTGTGAAACGACTTGGTCGTCACGGGTTGCGGCTTTTGAGGACCTCCCAAATAAGCGGGCCGCCAACCAGGTCCCTTCACGATGGCTTTGAGCATATCCAAGGGATTGCGGCAACGCAGAATGAGTCTTCCCAAGTCCACGAGATAGTCAAAATTCGCCCAGACCGGATTCCAACTCGCCAGCGGCTTCGTCACACCGTAAACCACTTCCTCTTCCTCGACCTGAAACGTGCCAAACATCCTGTCCCAAATGATCAGCGTGCCGCCGTGGTTTTTGTCGATGTATTTGGGATTTACGCCATGATGCACCCGGTGGTGCGACGGTGTGTTGAAGACATATTCGAAGGGTGCCCACATCTTGCCAATCAATCGCGTATGGATCCAGAATTGGTACAAAGTCTGGAATTGGCTCACGACGAGAAAAACGACAGGATCAAAGCCGATCCAAGCGAGCGGCAAGTAAAATACCCAACTCGAAAGGCCTTGGAATGCGCCTTGGCGGAGGGCTACGCTGAGGTTGTATTCTTCGCTTTGGTGGTGGACGATATGGCCGCCCCACAAGATGCTGATTTCATGCGCGTAGCGGTGAAACCAGTAGTAGAAAAAGTCCACGCCGATGAAACAAAGTACCCAAACCCACCATTGGTCAGCGCCCAGCGTGAGCAATTTGTAGTTTTCGTAGAGATAGAGGTAGGCCACAAACAAAATCCCGCGAATGAGCACCCCGAAAACCTGCTGCGCCACGCCGCAGGAAATGTTGGCAATCGCATCGTTGAGGCGGTAAACCTCTTGACGGCGCCGCCGCGCCACCCAGATTTCCACCCCGATCAGGATGAAAAAAACTGGAATCGCATAGATGATATAGGGCGTCACCTTGGGCATGGGGTGAAATTAGGGAATTGGGTTTGGAAAGTCCAGTGGTGACGGATTCAATCTTCATTCTGTTTAGCGATGAAGGCAACCCATGGACAACTTGTTTTCTCCAACCGTTTTTCCGTACTTTTGCACCATGCGCTTTCTGAAACCCTTTGTTTCGATGGTATTGGCTTTGCTCATCGGCTTCACGTCGCTGGGCTTGGCAGTGTCTGCGCATACCTGCTCCGAATCGGGATTTGCCGAAACGAGCCTTACGCCGCTCAAGGCTTGCTGCAAAACAGCCGATGGCCACGGCTTCCGGGCCGAACCCTGCTGCGAAGTCAGCGTCAAGCATGTGAAGTTGGCGACCGTCAGATTGGCAACCGCGCCATTGGAATTGCCCATGGCATTTTCTGCGCTCTATTTGCCGATCGTCCCGCTTTCGATTGGCCTGGATGCTGCTCCTTCGAATGGCATTACTTTCCTCAAAGACCCGCCTGAGGCGCCTCCTTTGGCCACAGGACGCGCCATTCAAACCCATTTTTGCTCCTTTTTGATCTAAAAACGATGCTGTTGTTGCGTCCCTGCTGACTTTCGGCCGGGTTGTTCGCGTTTTCAACTTTGCATCGTTATGAAAAAATACATTTTCTTACTTTTTACCATCACCCTGCTTTTTGGCCCACTATGGTCGCAGACTGAGATCAGAGGAAAGGTCTTCGAATTGGATCAAGAAGGCCTCGAGGTCGAATTGGAAGGTGCGACCGTGATCTTGGTCCAAGCAAAAAAAGGCACCTACACCGATTCCAAGGGAAGCTTCAAGCTCCCGTGGTCCTCAGGTGACACATTGATCATCCGGCACATCAGCTACGAAGACGATACGATCCTGATCGTCGAGGGGCAGGAATATTACCGTACCGCCCTGAAAACGCCTGCGACGCAGGCTACGGTTGAGATTCGCGCCAAAATTCCTGCGAGCAGCTATTCGATGATCGAGGTGCAACAGGTGCAGTTGATCAGCCGCGCCGAATTGGGCAAATCCGCTTGCTGCAACCTCGGCGAAAGCTTTGCGGCGAATGGCGCAGTCGATGTGGCCGCCACGGACGCGGCTACAGGTTCGCGGGAAATCCGTTTATTAGGATTGGCGGGCCGGTATTCGCAGTTGCTCACCGAAAAGAAGCCCATGACACGCGGTCTCGGCTCCATCTACGGCCTCAACTACATCTCCGGCGACTGGATCGAAAGCATTCAGATCGCAAAAGGCACCGGTTCGGTTGTCGATGGCTACGAATCGATGACCGGCCAAATCAACGTGGAATTCCGGAAACCGGGCTGCGAAGCCCCCAAATTGCACGTGAACCTTTACCAAAACAACTTCGGCCGCACCGAGGCCAATGTGATCGCAGCGAGGCAGTTCACCGAGCGTGTCGGCACCATGCTCTACACGCACGGCAACCTCAATTTGGGCCACCAGGACCCCGATGGCGACCATTTTCTCAACAATCCGAATGGGAAAGCTGCCATCCTCGCCAACCGTTGGTTCATCCAGGCGACCGACCAACTCGAACTGCAAGCAGGCATTCAATACCTGCGCGAGGACCGCTTTGGTGGCCAACCTGAATTTGATCCTTCGACCGACCGCGGCAGCAATTCGGTTTGGGGCTTGGGCGTGAAAACGAAGCAATATTCGGCATGGACCAAAACGGGCTATGTGGCCAAAAACAGGGAATTCCGTTCCGCAGGGCTGATTTTGTCGGCGTTTAGGCATGACATGGACAGCTATTTCGGGCTGAATGACTACAAAGGCTTGCAGGATAATTTCCGGGCCTCGTTCACTTTTCAGGATTACATGGTCGACACGCGCCATACGATTCGCACCGGCGCCTCCTTTTTGCTCGACAGGTTTGAGGAGACTTTGGAAGACTCGTCCTTCAGTCGGATGGAAACGGTCCCTGGCGTTTTCGCAGAATATACCTGGAAACCCAACGACAAATTTTCAAGCGTGATCGGGATGCGCGTGGACCAACACAACATGTATGGCACGCTGCTCACGCCAAGGCTTCACCTGCGCTACAACCCGGTCGAGAAGACAAGCCTGCGGATTTCGGCCGGAAAAGGCTATCGCACAGCCAATCCAATCGCAGAAAATATCGCGGTATTGGCAAGTTCACGGACCATTGTTGCGCAACAAAGCAGTTTACAGGAAAAAGCATGGACCTTTGGTGCTGGAATCGTGCAACAATTCAAAGTCAAAGGCCGCGATGGCAGCCTCGTATTGGACGCTTATCGCACGCAGTTTACGAGCCGTTTGGTGGCCGACGTTGAAGACCCGCGCAGTCTGCGCTTCTACAACATCCAAGGCGGATCGTACAGCAATGTCATCCAATTGGAATTGAATGTCGAAGTCCTGCCCCGCTTGGATGTGAGACTTGCGTGGCGAAGCCAAGACGTGCGGAGCACCTTCGACAGCGTGCTGAAGCAAATGCCGCTGACACCGAGCCATGCCGGCCTGATCAACGTGGGCTGGAAAAACAAGACCGAGCGGTGGTTGGCCGATGTGACCTTTGCCTACACCGGCAGTCAACGCCTGCCTTCGACGTCCGACAACCCTACCGGCTACCAAGCTGGCGAGCGCGCGCCTGCCTACCCACGTCTGAATGCGCAGGTGACCCGCAAATTCGGGAAGACTTTCGAGCTCTACCTGGGCGGGGAGAACCTGACCAATTACCGGCAAGAAAATCCCGTGATTGGCTCGCACGACCCATTTGGCCCGTATTTTGATGCTTCGATTGCCTGGGGTCCGCTGATGGGCGCCATGGGCTACATTGGTTTACGTTTTGATATTCAATGAGAATCCACTTCAGCATACGCCTTATGAAAAACAGCTTTTTATTGATCCTTTTCTTGCTCTCGGCCACGCTGGTTTTCGCGCAGAAGCCAGCAAAAACCGCCACATCCACGATCGCGACGAGCGCCAATTGCGGGGAATGCAAAACCAGAATCGAGGCTGCGCTCAACGGAACGAAAGGTGTGAAGTCAGCAGACCTCAACCTCGAGACGCATGCCGTCACGGTGACGTACAAGCCCAAAAAGATTGACCTCGCCGGAGTCCGGCAAGCGATTTCTATGACTGGCTACGATGCCGACGATGTCAAAGCCAATCAGGAAGCGCACGACAATCTCCCGCAATGTTGCCGCAAAGGCGGACACGATTAAGCGTTTGATCCTGTGCGATCCTCAGGATTTATTTTGTGTTCAAGGGGAGAGCAATGAGAAGCATTACCCTTGCGCCAAGCCTTGTGACCGCTCAGCAAGTGTTTTCAACACTTCGTCAAATGAAATTCATTTGAATAAGGGATTCTGTTTACATTCATCTATGAAACAGTTTTTCCTTTTTGTTCTCCTGTCGTTGGTGGGATTGTCCGTTTCGGCACAGATCAAACGCAGCAATTTTTGGCCCATCGGTTTGTATGTAGCCTTGGATTTTTCCAGCGGTTCGCCAACGGTGGTTTCAAGCTTGAACCAATGTACGGAAGCCGCAAGCTCCATCAGCGATACGCTTGGGAACCTTTTGTTTTATTCCGATGGCGTAAATGTTTTTAATTCCACGCACGCCATTATGCCCAACGGCGCCAATATCGGCGGTTGCGCGAGCAGTTCGCAGGGGGCTTTGATCGTTCCGATGCCGCAAAGTCCGAATCTATATTACTTGTTTCTGAATACCTGCTACGAGTACAGCTTCTCCCAAGGCGCGCGTTATGCGATCATTGACATGAGTCTGAACAGCGGCCTTGGGGATGTGGTGGCCCCATCGCAGTTGATCGCCAATGGCTATGCCGAAGAAATGGCGGCCACGTATCATTCCAATAATTGCGATGTATGGATCGTGTTTCATGAACGCACGACAGCAAACTATATGGCCTACCTCTTGACCGATACCGGGCTGACCACGCAGCCGGTTGTTTCCGCGGCGGGACCGAGCTATTTGCCGATTGACAATACCTATTCTCGGTCAATGTTGAAGTTCAATCGCGCTGGAACGATGGCTGCACAAACTGCACGGAGTGGTACAGGTCCTCAAGTCCATCATTTTGATCGAAGCACGGGTATTTTTACCCCATTTCTCTCCATGCCCAACAGGCCGCAGTTTGACGACCCCTATGCGGCCTGCTTTTCGCCCAACGATAGCTTGTTGTATGTTGAGATGCGTTATTATTCTCCCAACACGTGGAGTTATATCCTGCAGTATGATCTGACTTTTCCAACGGGGCAACAAGCGTCGGATTCTTCCATCGTGGTGGCGATTCGGCAGCAGTCGCCCGAGTTTGGGCAAATGCAATTAGGTCCCGATGGCAAGATTTATTTTGCGCAGTACAACCATAGCACACTGGGTGCCATTACCAATCCCAACGTAAAGGGAATGGGTTGCAGTCCGACGTTTGGGGCGGTGACGCTTACAGGCGGACAATCCATGTATGGGATGCCCAATTTCCCAAGTCAGTTTATTGGCGTCGGACCGAATGTAGGATGCACGCAGCCGGTGGCTGTTGAGGTGCCGGAATCACGCGAATTGTCAGTCTATCCGAATCCGACATCTGGTTGGGTGACATTCGATTTTGAAGCTTTGGAGGGTGTCGCGTACAGCCTTCAAGTTCTGGACATGATGGGCCGCACGGTCATGTTGAAAGCCCAAATTGCCGCCCCCTTCCGGATAGATCTCGGCGGTTTGGCAGGAGGGATTTATGCCTACATTTTGCGCGCAGACGATGTCGTGAAAGGAAAAGGGAAGTTGCGGATCGAATGAGTTGCGTTTTTGAAAATTGAAAAGTGGTTTTGCCGACTCCAAGGAGCCTTCAAAACCACTTTTATTTTACTGCCTTTGCCTTCTCGCAGGATCGCGATGGCGATGATTGTCCTTGCGGCGGAAGGCATAGTCTAGTTTCTGAAGCCAATCAGACGAGTGCCGCCTCGAGTGTAATCGCACAATTGAACAACTTGGAAATCGGGCAACCTTCCTTGGATTTCACCGCCAATTCCTGAAAGAGTTCTGCGCTGATGCCGGGCACTTTGCCCTTGAGCACGAGGTCAATGCTTTCGACGGCAAGGCCGCCTTCGGTCTTGAGTGTGAGCGTCGCTTTGCAATCCAATTCGTCGGCGGGGAAACCTGCGCCGGCAAGTTGAAAGCTCATGAACATCGTAAAACAACCCGCATGCGCAGCGGCGATCAGCTCCTCTGGATTGGTCGCGGAGGTGCCGTCAGGCTCCTGTGTACGGGATTTGAAGGTGTAGGGCATTTTGCTGAGCGCGCCACTTTGGGTGCTCAAATTTCCGCCGCCTTCGCGGCCGGTGCCATTCCAAATGGCAGTTGCATTTCTTTTCATAACGCTTTGATGTATTGAATCGGGAAGATAGTGGTTTCCCAAATCACAACACCCAAGCTCGTAAAAAGTTGAGCCTAAATCCTATTCCTTGATCAACTTTCCGCTCATCAGCGTCCCTTGGTTGGAACGCACTTCGAAGAAATACATCCCTGCGGAAAAGCCGCCCAAGTCTACCTCTGTATCGATCTGAGCCTGCGGGAGCGTGCGCAACAGCACACGTGCCCCTTGCACGTTGGTGATGGAAAATACCAATCCGGGGAAGCTTCCACCGTCTCCAAGAATGCGTAATTTATCCTTCACCCTGGTGGGTAATACTTGAATTGACGGGCCATCCAAGTTGTGAATGGCAATGGTCTCGGAATGGCTCTCTGTGCCGTTTTTGTCGATTTGACGCAAGCGGTAGTAGTTCACGATACCAGTGGCCGGCGACCGATCCATGTAATCATAGCTCACTTCCGTCTGCGAATTTCCGCGTCCGGGAACCTCGCCGATATCGATGAAATGGGTTCCATCGAGACTGCGTTCAACCATGAAACCAGCGTTTTCCAATTCGTGGCTCAGGGTCCATTGCAGATGATTGCCTTGGCCAGAAATGGATTCGCCAGTAAATGAAATGAACTGGACCGGTAGAATACAGTTGCCAGCCGTAAGCGCAATCATGGGACCGGTAACCGTTGCCGGGTTGAAGCACAATGCACCTGTCGAATAGGCCATTTTTGCGAGACCATCGTTAATTTCATTGATGCCAAGGGCTCTCGTATTTTGGCCATTCGCAAGTGCAAAATGCATTACCGTTTCTGCTTGAATGACGTGGCCCAGTCCGTGGGCATGACCCAATTCGTGAACGGCAACGGATTCGAAATCATATTCGGTAAATGCGGGCGCTGCAGGACCATATTCCCAGGGAAATCCAGCAGTTGGCGGATCAGGGAAAAATTGCACGTCGATCTCGTCAGTCCACCAAATGGTGTTGGCAAGGTTGCATCCGCCTGTTGCAGAGCCGTTGAAACGTGAAGTTGCCCGACCTAGCACCCCAATCGGCAATGTAGCGTCAAAGCAGACGACATTGACACCATCCAAGGCAGCAGTTGCGATCGCTGTGGTGCTCGACTTGTTG
It encodes:
- a CDS encoding sterol desaturase family protein; amino-acid sequence: MPKVTPYIIYAIPVFFILIGVEIWVARRRRQEVYRLNDAIANISCGVAQQVFGVLIRGILFVAYLYLYENYKLLTLGADQWWVWVLCFIGVDFFYYWFHRYAHEISILWGGHIVHHQSEEYNLSVALRQGAFQGLSSWVFYLPLAWIGFDPVVFLVVSQFQTLYQFWIHTRLIGKMWAPFEYVFNTPSHHRVHHGVNPKYIDKNHGGTLIIWDRMFGTFQVEEEEVVYGVTKPLASWNPVWANFDYLVDLGRLILRCRNPLDMLKAIVKGPGWRPAYLGGPQKPQPVTTKSFHKFDTAVSKGIGTYVLLQYVVVILCVSGFLLMSGKLREAYADDALQRAVAIAGCAGLIYISIVSMGSITAGKPSGRTFELLRLAMMVGLAAFFTAGTPLFLPLVGATEVYLVGSMAWFSRIQGGLRHNNLNVNG
- a CDS encoding TonB-dependent receptor; this translates as MKKYIFLLFTITLLFGPLWSQTEIRGKVFELDQEGLEVELEGATVILVQAKKGTYTDSKGSFKLPWSSGDTLIIRHISYEDDTILIVEGQEYYRTALKTPATQATVEIRAKIPASSYSMIEVQQVQLISRAELGKSACCNLGESFAANGAVDVAATDAATGSREIRLLGLAGRYSQLLTEKKPMTRGLGSIYGLNYISGDWIESIQIAKGTGSVVDGYESMTGQINVEFRKPGCEAPKLHVNLYQNNFGRTEANVIAARQFTERVGTMLYTHGNLNLGHQDPDGDHFLNNPNGKAAILANRWFIQATDQLELQAGIQYLREDRFGGQPEFDPSTDRGSNSVWGLGVKTKQYSAWTKTGYVAKNREFRSAGLILSAFRHDMDSYFGLNDYKGLQDNFRASFTFQDYMVDTRHTIRTGASFLLDRFEETLEDSSFSRMETVPGVFAEYTWKPNDKFSSVIGMRVDQHNMYGTLLTPRLHLRYNPVEKTSLRISAGKGYRTANPIAENIAVLASSRTIVAQQSSLQEKAWTFGAGIVQQFKVKGRDGSLVLDAYRTQFTSRLVADVEDPRSLRFYNIQGGSYSNVIQLELNVEVLPRLDVRLAWRSQDVRSTFDSVLKQMPLTPSHAGLINVGWKNKTERWLADVTFAYTGSQRLPSTSDNPTGYQAGERAPAYPRLNAQVTRKFGKTFELYLGGENLTNYRQENPVIGSHDPFGPYFDASIAWGPLMGAMGYIGLRFDIQ
- a CDS encoding heavy-metal-associated domain-containing protein yields the protein MKNSFLLILFLLSATLVFAQKPAKTATSTIATSANCGECKTRIEAALNGTKGVKSADLNLETHAVTVTYKPKKIDLAGVRQAISMTGYDADDVKANQEAHDNLPQCCRKGGHD
- a CDS encoding T9SS type A sorting domain-containing protein, whose protein sequence is MKQFFLFVLLSLVGLSVSAQIKRSNFWPIGLYVALDFSSGSPTVVSSLNQCTEAASSISDTLGNLLFYSDGVNVFNSTHAIMPNGANIGGCASSSQGALIVPMPQSPNLYYLFLNTCYEYSFSQGARYAIIDMSLNSGLGDVVAPSQLIANGYAEEMAATYHSNNCDVWIVFHERTTANYMAYLLTDTGLTTQPVVSAAGPSYLPIDNTYSRSMLKFNRAGTMAAQTARSGTGPQVHHFDRSTGIFTPFLSMPNRPQFDDPYAACFSPNDSLLYVEMRYYSPNTWSYILQYDLTFPTGQQASDSSIVVAIRQQSPEFGQMQLGPDGKIYFAQYNHSTLGAITNPNVKGMGCSPTFGAVTLTGGQSMYGMPNFPSQFIGVGPNVGCTQPVAVEVPESRELSVYPNPTSGWVTFDFEALEGVAYSLQVLDMMGRTVMLKAQIAAPFRIDLGGLAGGIYAYILRADDVVKGKGKLRIE
- a CDS encoding OsmC family protein, which translates into the protein MKRNATAIWNGTGREGGGNLSTQSGALSKMPYTFKSRTQEPDGTSATNPEELIAAAHAGCFTMFMSFQLAGAGFPADELDCKATLTLKTEGGLAVESIDLVLKGKVPGISAELFQELAVKSKEGCPISKLFNCAITLEAALV